From the Stigmatella erecta genome, one window contains:
- the pstC gene encoding phosphate ABC transporter permease subunit PstC, translating to MDREALMQQSLAETVVVPQLSPTARRRQLREKAIAGIITFMAFTGIAALVLIIVFVAKEALALFTDAHAQQEASPAKMFLPQVARAGRPATFTWQPVSSIPKVSMIPLFIGTLKTTLVSMLVAVPLGVAGALFAAEFAPRRLREFLKPIIELLAGIPSVVLGFFALMVLATFLQDTFGFTYRLNAVVAGLGLALAIVPVIFTVAEDALTAVPRSYREASLALGATPWETAWKVVLPAAAPGILAACVLGFGRAIGETMIILMASGNAAIVSANLGDSVRSLSATIAAEMGEVVVGSPHYSLLFFIGVELFVFTFILNMVASAWTKRVLKRLTGGAS from the coding sequence ATGGATAGAGAGGCCCTCATGCAGCAGAGTCTCGCGGAAACCGTCGTGGTCCCGCAGTTGTCGCCGACGGCCCGGCGGCGGCAACTCCGGGAAAAAGCCATCGCGGGCATCATCACGTTCATGGCCTTCACCGGCATCGCCGCGCTGGTGTTGATCATCGTCTTCGTCGCCAAGGAGGCCCTGGCGCTCTTCACGGACGCCCACGCCCAGCAGGAGGCGAGCCCCGCCAAGATGTTCCTGCCCCAGGTGGCCCGTGCAGGGCGGCCCGCGACCTTCACCTGGCAGCCCGTGTCCTCCATCCCGAAGGTGAGCATGATTCCGCTCTTCATCGGGACGCTGAAGACGACGCTCGTCTCCATGCTGGTGGCGGTGCCGCTGGGCGTGGCCGGCGCACTGTTCGCCGCGGAGTTCGCCCCCCGCAGGCTGCGGGAGTTCCTCAAGCCCATCATCGAGCTGCTGGCGGGCATCCCCTCGGTGGTGCTCGGCTTCTTCGCGCTGATGGTGCTGGCCACCTTCCTCCAGGACACCTTCGGCTTCACCTACCGGCTCAACGCGGTGGTGGCGGGCCTGGGGCTGGCGCTGGCCATCGTGCCCGTCATCTTCACCGTGGCCGAGGATGCGCTCACGGCGGTGCCTCGCAGCTACCGGGAAGCCTCCCTGGCCCTGGGCGCCACCCCCTGGGAGACCGCCTGGAAGGTGGTGCTGCCCGCGGCGGCCCCCGGCATCCTCGCCGCGTGCGTGCTGGGCTTCGGCCGCGCCATCGGCGAGACGATGATCATCCTGATGGCCTCGGGCAACGCGGCCATCGTCTCGGCGAACCTGGGAGACTCGGTCCGCTCGCTGTCGGCGACCATCGCGGCGGAGATGGGTGAGGTGGTGGTCGGCAGCCCCCACTACTCGCTGCTGTTCTTCATCGGCGTGGAGCTGTTCGTCTTCACCTTCATCCTGAACATGGTGGCCTCCGCCTGGACGAAGCGCGTCCTCAAGCGGCTCACCGGGGGCGCCTCGTGA
- a CDS encoding beta-ketoacyl-ACP synthase III, translating into MALAQIIGTGSYAPTQVITNQELEKIVDTSDAWIVERTGIKQRRRAAPGEATSDMALAAARQALAMAGTRPEEIDLIVVGTVTADMPMPSCAALVQAKLGAVNAFAFDVGAACAGALYAMSVADQFLRNGKVRRALVIGADLFTRILNWEDRNTCILFGDGAGAMVLAPAEEEGRGILSTHLKTDGTLSEILAIPGGGSREPMTEEGVRAHRQTVTMNGREVFKCAVRTLTEVTLEGLRANGLVPAQVDHVIAHQANIRILEAVMHRLEIPLEKCWLNLDKYGNTSAASVPLALDEAHRAGRFKRGDVIAMMAIGAGMTWGCSVVRW; encoded by the coding sequence GTGGCGCTCGCGCAGATCATTGGAACCGGTTCATACGCTCCGACCCAGGTCATCACCAATCAGGAGCTAGAGAAGATTGTCGACACCTCCGATGCCTGGATTGTGGAACGCACAGGCATCAAGCAACGGCGGCGGGCCGCGCCGGGGGAGGCGACCAGCGACATGGCGCTTGCCGCCGCGCGTCAAGCCCTGGCCATGGCGGGGACGCGCCCCGAGGAGATCGACCTCATCGTCGTGGGCACCGTGACCGCGGACATGCCCATGCCCTCCTGTGCCGCGCTGGTGCAGGCGAAGCTGGGGGCCGTCAACGCCTTTGCCTTCGATGTGGGGGCGGCCTGTGCCGGGGCGCTCTATGCCATGTCCGTGGCGGATCAGTTCCTGCGCAACGGCAAGGTCCGCCGGGCGCTCGTCATCGGCGCGGACCTCTTCACCCGCATCCTCAACTGGGAGGACCGCAACACCTGCATCCTCTTCGGGGATGGGGCGGGCGCGATGGTGCTGGCCCCGGCGGAGGAGGAGGGGCGCGGCATCCTCTCCACCCACCTGAAGACGGACGGCACGCTGTCGGAGATCCTCGCCATCCCCGGGGGCGGCTCGCGGGAGCCGATGACGGAGGAAGGCGTCCGCGCCCACCGGCAGACGGTGACCATGAACGGGCGCGAGGTCTTCAAGTGCGCGGTGCGCACGCTGACCGAGGTGACGCTGGAGGGCCTGCGCGCCAACGGGCTCGTCCCCGCGCAGGTGGACCACGTCATCGCCCACCAGGCCAACATCCGCATCCTCGAGGCGGTGATGCACCGGTTGGAGATCCCGCTGGAGAAATGCTGGCTCAACCTCGACAAATACGGCAACACGTCGGCGGCTTCGGTCCCGCTGGCGCTGGACGAGGCCCACCGGGCCGGCCGCTTCAAGCGGGGTGACGTCATCGCCATGATGGCCATTGGGGCCGGGATGACGTGGGGTTGCTCGGTGGTGCGCTGGTAA
- the pstB gene encoding phosphate ABC transporter ATP-binding protein PstB: protein MEARALTLRYGSKVAIHEVSLTIPEHQVTAMIGPSGCGKSTFLRSLNRMNDLIPHTHHTGTILLDGTSIHDRNVDVVDLRRRVGMVFQKSNPFPKSIFENVAYGLRVGGLKNKAELAARVEKSLRSAALWDEVKDRLEDSALGLSGGQQQRLCIARAMAVEPEVLLMDEPASALDPIATAKIEELIYLLKATYTIAIVTHNMQQAARVSDRTAFFYMGELVECGPTEQIFTNPREKRTEDYVTGKFG from the coding sequence ATGGAGGCGCGGGCCCTGACCCTCCGCTATGGCTCCAAGGTGGCCATCCACGAGGTGAGCCTCACCATCCCCGAGCACCAGGTGACGGCGATGATCGGCCCCTCGGGGTGTGGCAAGTCCACCTTCCTGCGGTCGCTCAACCGGATGAATGATCTCATCCCCCACACGCACCACACCGGCACCATCCTGCTGGATGGCACGAGCATCCACGACCGGAACGTGGACGTGGTGGACCTGCGCCGCCGCGTGGGCATGGTGTTCCAGAAGTCGAACCCCTTCCCCAAGTCCATCTTCGAGAACGTGGCCTACGGCCTGCGGGTGGGCGGGCTGAAGAACAAGGCGGAGCTGGCCGCGCGGGTGGAGAAGTCCCTGCGGAGCGCGGCGCTCTGGGACGAGGTGAAGGACCGGCTCGAGGACAGCGCCCTGGGGCTGTCGGGCGGCCAGCAGCAGCGCCTGTGCATCGCGCGCGCCATGGCGGTGGAGCCCGAGGTGCTCCTCATGGACGAGCCGGCCAGCGCCCTGGACCCCATCGCCACCGCGAAGATCGAAGAGCTCATCTACCTCCTGAAGGCCACCTACACCATCGCCATCGTCACCCACAACATGCAGCAGGCGGCCCGGGTCAGCGACCGGACCGCTTTCTTCTACATGGGTGAGTTGGTGGAGTGCGGCCCGACGGAACAGATTTTCACGAACCCGCGCGAGAAGCGTACCGAGGACTACGTCACCGGGAAGTTCGGGTAG
- a CDS encoding phosphate ABC transporter substrate-binding protein: MKKFLASLLVLLPFVLPAAAQAGTLSVKGSDTMVILGQRWAEEFMKKNAATKVQVTGGGSGTGLAALINGTTDIAMSSRPIKDAENEKVRAQAKAPAEQVSVAKDGVTFYVHEKNPLNALTVEQLKGIYLGDITHWKAVGGADAPIVLYSRENSSGTYVFVKDNLLNGEDYAPEAQTLPGTAAVVNAITQEKNGIGYGGAAYAKGIKELKIKVGNDEIAPSAENIKSGKYPLSRDLYFYLRTKPTGEVKSFIDFALSSEGQQIVNKVGYFPVK; the protein is encoded by the coding sequence ATGAAGAAGTTCCTCGCGTCGCTGCTCGTCCTCCTCCCGTTCGTTCTTCCCGCCGCGGCCCAGGCAGGCACCCTCTCCGTCAAGGGCTCGGACACCATGGTCATCCTGGGCCAGCGCTGGGCCGAGGAGTTCATGAAGAAGAACGCCGCCACCAAGGTCCAGGTCACCGGCGGAGGCTCGGGCACGGGCCTGGCCGCCCTCATCAACGGCACCACGGACATCGCCATGTCCAGCCGCCCCATCAAGGACGCGGAGAACGAGAAGGTGCGTGCCCAGGCCAAGGCCCCCGCCGAGCAGGTCTCCGTCGCCAAGGACGGCGTCACCTTCTACGTACACGAGAAGAACCCGCTGAACGCCCTGACGGTCGAGCAGCTCAAGGGCATCTACCTGGGCGACATCACCCACTGGAAGGCCGTGGGCGGTGCCGATGCCCCCATCGTCCTCTACTCGCGCGAGAACTCCTCCGGCACGTACGTGTTCGTGAAGGACAACCTGCTCAACGGCGAGGACTACGCCCCCGAGGCGCAGACGCTGCCCGGCACCGCCGCGGTGGTGAACGCCATCACCCAGGAGAAGAACGGCATCGGCTACGGCGGCGCGGCCTATGCCAAGGGCATCAAAGAGCTGAAGATCAAGGTGGGCAACGACGAGATCGCCCCTTCCGCCGAGAACATCAAGAGCGGCAAGTACCCCCTCTCGCGCGACCTGTACTTCTACCTGCGCACCAAGCCTACCGGTGAGGTGAAGTCCTTCATCGACTTCGCCCTGTCCTCCGAGGGCCAGCAGATCGTCAACAAAGTCGGCTACTTCCCTGTGAAGTAG
- a CDS encoding winged helix-turn-helix domain-containing protein: MARILIIEDEQDLAGLIEYNLRAAGFDPETANTGAGGLAKSRARLPDLVLLDLMLPDISGHEVLRMLKNDPGLRAVPVVIVSAKGQEADRIQGLEMGADDYVVKPFSVRELMLRVKAVLRRADTEEGPATQLTAGDIQLDTSRHQVRVQGEEVVLTALEFRLLHTLLERGGRVQTREVLLSDVWGIQAEIHTRTVDTHIKRLREKLGPAGDIIETVRGVGYKLNPP, translated from the coding sequence ATGGCGCGAATCCTGATCATCGAAGACGAGCAGGACCTCGCCGGACTCATCGAATACAACCTCCGGGCCGCAGGCTTCGACCCGGAGACGGCGAACACCGGCGCCGGAGGGCTCGCCAAGAGCCGCGCCCGGCTGCCGGACCTCGTGCTCCTGGACCTGATGCTCCCGGACATCTCGGGCCATGAGGTGCTCCGGATGCTGAAGAACGACCCCGGGCTGCGGGCCGTCCCCGTGGTCATCGTCAGCGCCAAGGGGCAGGAGGCCGACCGCATCCAGGGGCTGGAGATGGGGGCGGACGACTACGTGGTGAAGCCCTTCTCCGTCCGGGAGCTGATGCTCCGGGTCAAGGCGGTGCTGCGCCGGGCGGACACGGAGGAGGGGCCCGCCACCCAGCTCACCGCGGGGGACATCCAGCTGGACACCTCGCGGCACCAGGTGCGCGTCCAGGGCGAGGAGGTGGTCCTCACCGCCCTGGAGTTCCGCCTGCTGCACACCCTGCTGGAGCGCGGCGGCCGGGTGCAGACGCGCGAAGTCCTCCTCTCGGACGTCTGGGGCATCCAGGCGGAGATTCACACCCGCACCGTGGACACGCACATCAAGCGCCTGCGCGAGAAGCTGGGCCCTGCGGGCGACATCATCGAGACGGTCCGGGGCGTGGGCTACAAGCTCAATCCCCCGTGA
- a CDS encoding YceD family protein translates to MVVKIEQILETGLKLDEPLGLQLLQEALGEAGQNTGFRAAQPSTLHASFRKVSGGVLLQANFTAHLAAPCKRCLADVALDVPVSFTLNLVPESLAKGEGVGKGETEDDRGQGERAGTFELEDTDEELFDGKTIDLDPIVREQVLLALPMSAVCREDCKGLCAQCGQNLNEKPCGCQPKVVDPRLAPLMNIKLN, encoded by the coding sequence ATGGTCGTAAAGATTGAACAAATTCTAGAGACGGGGCTGAAGCTGGACGAGCCCCTCGGTCTCCAGCTCCTTCAGGAGGCATTGGGCGAGGCCGGTCAGAACACCGGCTTCCGGGCAGCCCAGCCTTCGACGCTGCACGCTTCCTTCCGGAAGGTGAGCGGAGGGGTGCTGCTGCAGGCGAACTTCACCGCCCACCTGGCGGCACCGTGCAAGCGGTGCCTGGCGGACGTGGCGCTGGACGTGCCGGTGTCCTTCACCCTCAACCTGGTGCCCGAGTCCCTCGCCAAGGGTGAGGGGGTCGGCAAGGGCGAGACCGAGGACGACCGCGGCCAAGGTGAGCGTGCCGGGACCTTCGAGTTGGAGGACACGGACGAGGAACTGTTCGACGGCAAGACGATCGATCTGGATCCGATCGTCCGGGAGCAGGTATTGCTCGCCCTGCCGATGAGTGCGGTCTGCCGTGAAGACTGCAAGGGGCTCTGTGCGCAGTGCGGCCAGAACCTCAACGAGAAGCCGTGCGGCTGTCAGCCAAAAGTTGTAGACCCCCGGCTGGCACCGTTGATGAATATCAAGCTGAACTGA
- the pstA gene encoding phosphate ABC transporter permease PstA, with translation MKHATRRTVGAALTSLTGLAALLIVAMLALILLDVVRGGAGHVTWEFLSQPPSDGMMRGGIFPALYGTAALTLLMTLAVMPVGVLTAVYLHEYAPADSRLARWVRVAIVNLAGVPSIVFGLFGLGFFIHFIGGGMDRALGHQTMHWAQPSILWASLTLAVLTLPVVIVATEEALRAVPLDHRTASLALGATQSQTLMRVVLPGALPGILTGAVLAVSRGAGEVAPILFTGAAYFLPDLPTSLNSQFMHLGYHTYVLATQSPDIEATRPLLYATVLVLLMLTFALNLVAVVIRTRTRRRAANAH, from the coding sequence GTGAAGCACGCCACTCGCCGCACGGTGGGGGCCGCCCTCACCTCCCTCACGGGCCTGGCCGCGCTGCTCATCGTGGCCATGCTCGCCCTCATCCTGCTGGACGTCGTCCGCGGGGGCGCGGGCCACGTCACCTGGGAGTTCCTCTCCCAGCCGCCCTCCGACGGCATGATGCGCGGAGGCATCTTCCCGGCCCTCTACGGCACGGCCGCCCTGACGCTGCTGATGACCCTGGCGGTGATGCCCGTGGGCGTGCTCACCGCGGTCTACCTGCACGAGTACGCCCCGGCGGACTCACGGCTGGCGCGCTGGGTGCGGGTGGCCATCGTCAACCTGGCGGGCGTGCCCTCCATCGTCTTCGGCCTGTTCGGCCTGGGCTTCTTCATCCACTTCATCGGCGGCGGCATGGACCGCGCGCTGGGCCACCAGACCATGCACTGGGCCCAGCCGAGCATCCTCTGGGCCTCGCTCACCCTGGCGGTGCTGACGCTGCCCGTGGTCATCGTCGCCACGGAGGAGGCCCTGCGCGCGGTGCCCCTGGACCACCGCACCGCGAGCCTCGCCCTGGGCGCCACCCAGTCCCAGACGCTCATGCGGGTGGTGCTGCCGGGCGCGCTGCCAGGCATCCTGACGGGGGCGGTGCTGGCGGTGTCCCGCGGCGCCGGCGAGGTGGCCCCCATCCTCTTCACGGGCGCGGCCTACTTCCTGCCGGATCTGCCCACGTCGCTGAACTCCCAGTTCATGCACCTGGGCTACCACACGTACGTGCTCGCCACGCAGTCCCCCGACATCGAGGCCACCCGCCCGCTGCTCTACGCCACGGTGCTGGTGCTGCTGATGCTCACCTTTGCCCTCAACCTCGTCGCGGTCGTCATCCGGACCCGGACCCGCCGGCGCGCCGCGAACGCCCACTGA
- a CDS encoding sensor histidine kinase, with the protein MTLRAVLLSLLLPAAVVMLLLVVLGQPGTAVGAALVTLAGSIAAHVANRDQVQRQIQALASKTLERAEGSPHGPLPDPERLDEMASLEGAIDSLHSRLTTQNVQRTQETRTLTAVLDGMIEGIWITDAEGTVIRHNDALREMLQPGNGPIVGQRPLALIRDEALNDAVARACREGASSRLELTLEGLFPLTLAIRVTPLGRDLPGSAAVFNDVTELRRLENVRKDFVANVSHELRTPITAIRGYAETLQTGALQDPAVAPKMVEIIHRQSERLSELVEDLLELSRLESREMKLKFADVSLAVAASRAAETVKPKAEGKNIHLELHLSPALKARADERAVEQVLLNLLDNAVKYTPAGGRVDVSGGQENGRCIVRVKDTGVGIEPKHLSRIFERFYRVDKGRSRDMGGTGLGLSIVKHLLGAMDGEVKVESRPNVGSVFVIFLPATPSEATSG; encoded by the coding sequence ATGACCCTGCGCGCCGTGCTCCTCTCCCTCCTGCTCCCCGCGGCCGTGGTCATGCTGCTGCTCGTGGTTCTGGGCCAGCCGGGCACCGCCGTGGGCGCGGCCCTCGTCACCCTGGCCGGGTCCATCGCGGCCCATGTGGCCAACCGGGACCAGGTCCAGCGGCAGATTCAAGCCCTCGCGAGCAAGACGCTGGAGCGCGCCGAGGGAAGCCCCCACGGCCCCCTTCCGGACCCAGAACGGCTGGACGAGATGGCCAGCCTGGAGGGCGCGATCGACTCGCTCCACTCCCGGCTCACCACCCAGAATGTCCAGCGGACCCAGGAGACGCGCACCCTCACCGCCGTGCTGGATGGCATGATCGAAGGCATCTGGATCACCGATGCCGAGGGCACCGTCATCCGGCACAACGACGCCCTGCGGGAGATGCTCCAACCGGGCAACGGGCCCATCGTGGGCCAGCGCCCCCTGGCCCTCATCCGCGACGAGGCCCTCAATGACGCCGTGGCCCGGGCCTGCCGGGAGGGTGCCTCGTCCCGCCTGGAGCTGACGCTGGAGGGGCTCTTCCCCCTCACGCTCGCCATCCGGGTGACGCCCCTGGGCCGGGACTTGCCCGGCAGCGCCGCCGTCTTCAACGACGTCACCGAGCTGCGCCGGCTGGAAAATGTGCGCAAGGACTTCGTGGCCAACGTCTCCCACGAGCTGCGCACCCCCATCACCGCCATCCGGGGCTACGCGGAGACGCTTCAGACCGGGGCCCTGCAGGACCCCGCGGTGGCACCCAAGATGGTGGAGATCATCCACCGCCAGTCCGAGCGCCTCTCCGAGCTCGTCGAGGATCTGCTGGAGCTGTCCCGGCTCGAGTCGCGCGAGATGAAGCTCAAGTTCGCCGACGTGTCCCTCGCCGTCGCCGCCTCCCGCGCCGCGGAGACCGTCAAGCCCAAGGCCGAGGGCAAGAACATCCACCTGGAGCTGCACCTGTCCCCGGCGCTGAAGGCCCGGGCCGACGAGCGGGCCGTCGAGCAGGTGCTCCTCAACCTGCTCGACAATGCCGTGAAGTACACCCCGGCGGGCGGGCGGGTGGACGTGTCGGGAGGCCAGGAGAACGGGCGCTGCATCGTCCGTGTGAAGGACACGGGGGTGGGCATCGAGCCCAAGCACCTGTCGCGCATCTTCGAGCGCTTCTACCGGGTGGACAAAGGTCGCAGCCGGGACATGGGCGGCACGGGCCTGGGCCTGTCCATCGTCAAGCACCTGCTGGGGGCCATGGACGGCGAGGTGAAGGTGGAAAGCCGCCCTAATGTAGGCAGTGTTTTCGTAATTTTTCTTCCCGCCACCCCCTCGGAGGCCACATCTGGGTAG
- the rpmF gene encoding 50S ribosomal protein L32, whose protein sequence is MGVPKKRTSKMRRDRRRAANSNLRTAVQVIKCSKCKEPVLPHRACAACGNYGDREVIATQ, encoded by the coding sequence GTGGGAGTTCCCAAGAAGCGGACGTCGAAGATGCGCCGGGACCGCCGCCGCGCGGCCAACAGCAACCTGCGGACGGCTGTGCAGGTCATCAAGTGCTCCAAGTGCAAGGAGCCCGTGTTGCCCCACCGCGCCTGTGCCGCGTGCGGCAACTACGGCGACCGCGAGGTCATCGCCACGCAGTAG
- the fabD gene encoding ACP S-malonyltransferase, which produces MSKVAFVFPGQGSQKVGMGKDLYEKFPEARAVFEAVDEVLGDKLSARCFGGPDAELKLTANTQPAILTVSLAVHAVFAQRGPTPAFVAGHSLGEYSALVAAGALSLGDAARSVRARGTFMQEAVPVGTGAMAAVLGLEPDKVKAVCDAAAEGEVLAPANYNSPEQTVIAGHASAVARAEAKLKEAGAKRVLPLPVSAPFHCALMDPVKPLLAEVLGRVKVSAPRIPVVTNVEAQPNSDASRVVPLLLEQVSAPVRWIECVEALHAQGVTRVVELGPGKVLAGLVKRIHKDIETFNIEDSASLEKTLAALGAV; this is translated from the coding sequence ATGTCGAAGGTCGCGTTCGTCTTCCCCGGGCAGGGCAGTCAGAAGGTTGGCATGGGGAAGGACCTTTACGAGAAGTTCCCCGAGGCCCGGGCCGTCTTCGAGGCGGTGGACGAGGTCTTGGGCGACAAGCTCTCGGCCCGTTGCTTCGGAGGGCCTGACGCCGAGCTCAAGCTCACGGCCAACACCCAGCCGGCCATCCTCACGGTGTCCCTGGCGGTGCACGCGGTGTTCGCCCAGCGCGGGCCCACCCCGGCCTTCGTCGCCGGACACTCGCTGGGCGAGTACTCCGCGCTGGTGGCCGCGGGGGCCCTGTCGCTGGGCGATGCGGCCCGCTCGGTGCGCGCGCGCGGAACCTTCATGCAGGAGGCCGTCCCGGTGGGGACGGGGGCCATGGCGGCGGTGCTCGGCCTGGAGCCGGACAAGGTGAAGGCCGTCTGTGACGCGGCCGCCGAGGGCGAGGTGCTGGCGCCGGCCAACTACAACTCCCCGGAGCAGACGGTCATCGCCGGCCATGCCTCCGCGGTGGCGCGCGCCGAGGCGAAGCTCAAGGAGGCGGGCGCCAAGCGCGTGCTGCCCCTGCCTGTTTCCGCGCCCTTCCACTGCGCGCTGATGGACCCGGTGAAGCCGCTCCTCGCGGAGGTGCTGGGAAGGGTGAAGGTGTCCGCGCCCCGGATTCCCGTGGTGACCAACGTGGAGGCCCAGCCGAACAGCGACGCCTCCCGCGTGGTGCCGCTCCTGCTGGAGCAGGTGAGCGCCCCGGTGCGCTGGATCGAATGCGTGGAGGCGCTGCACGCCCAGGGCGTCACGCGCGTGGTGGAGCTCGGGCCAGGCAAGGTGCTCGCCGGGCTCGTCAAGCGCATCCACAAGGATATCGAGACGTTCAACATCGAGGACTCCGCGAGCCTGGAGAAGACGCTCGCGGCGCTGGGAGCCGTATGA
- a CDS encoding response regulator: MSHVLIVDDERDLAELIDFNLQAAGFSTRVADTGEAALAAASEQPPQLVLLDLMLPDISGTEVCRQLRTNVLTRDVLIVMLTAKGEEADRVRGFEVGADDYVTKPFSVRELVLRIKAVLRRALPSKEGTAPLALGPLKLDVGTHRFYVEGKEVLLTALEFRLLEYMMTRLGRVQTREQLLEEVWGLSSSLETRTIDTHVMRLRDKLGPARPYLETVRGVGYRIVDPQLA; this comes from the coding sequence ATGTCCCACGTCCTCATCGTCGATGACGAGCGAGATCTCGCCGAGCTCATCGACTTCAATCTCCAGGCAGCCGGATTTTCCACCCGCGTCGCGGACACGGGCGAGGCCGCCCTGGCCGCCGCCAGCGAACAGCCCCCCCAGCTCGTCCTGCTGGACCTGATGCTGCCCGACATCTCCGGCACGGAGGTGTGCCGGCAGCTGCGCACGAACGTGCTCACCCGCGACGTGCTCATCGTCATGCTCACCGCCAAGGGCGAGGAGGCCGACCGGGTGCGCGGCTTCGAGGTGGGGGCGGATGACTACGTCACCAAGCCCTTCAGCGTCCGGGAGCTGGTCTTGCGCATCAAGGCCGTCCTGCGCCGGGCCCTGCCCTCCAAGGAAGGCACGGCCCCCCTGGCGCTGGGGCCGCTCAAGCTCGATGTGGGCACCCACCGCTTCTACGTGGAGGGCAAGGAGGTGCTCCTCACGGCGCTCGAGTTCCGGCTCCTGGAGTACATGATGACGCGGCTGGGCCGCGTGCAGACCCGCGAGCAGCTCCTGGAGGAGGTCTGGGGCCTGTCCAGCAGCCTCGAGACGCGCACCATCGACACGCACGTGATGCGGCTGCGCGACAAGCTCGGCCCGGCGCGCCCGTACCTGGAGACTGTCCGGGGGGTCGGCTACCGCATCGTGGACCCCCAGCTCGCCTGA
- a CDS encoding metallophosphoesterase family protein — protein sequence MRVAILADIHGNLPACEAVLEDIERMAPDYIVAAGDLALRGAHPRETVELLLDRCDSVLMGNTDCYLAGNYLGGAYRERDHWKTELLRWTRDQLGEAHLKTLGALPFSMRYTPRKGQDLFVCHANPKNLEESLDPTLDEISIRRFFMHLDAAACAFGHLHFPYRRRVGRMLIADVASAGIPRDGDLRPAYGIFTYTPKGWRVQIRRVRYPVRKATQALTARRVPGGPILIHKLVEARYRHHHSLLEAARRHSGLPPPGPVLRPPPGAPPRRPPPPGVPPAGDLETEPPVPRQDETEAAVLRMEALDSVELPPVQDIEAAEEASLSTGTTDLDG from the coding sequence ATGCGGGTCGCGATCCTCGCGGACATTCACGGCAATCTCCCTGCCTGCGAGGCCGTCCTCGAGGACATCGAGCGGATGGCGCCCGACTACATCGTGGCCGCGGGCGATCTCGCGCTGCGCGGGGCCCACCCGCGCGAGACGGTGGAGCTCTTGCTGGACCGCTGTGACTCCGTGCTGATGGGCAACACGGACTGCTACCTCGCGGGCAACTACCTGGGCGGCGCCTACCGCGAGCGCGACCACTGGAAGACCGAGCTGCTGCGCTGGACGCGGGACCAGCTGGGCGAGGCCCACCTCAAGACGCTGGGCGCCCTGCCCTTCTCCATGCGCTACACGCCGCGCAAGGGGCAGGACCTCTTCGTCTGCCACGCGAACCCGAAGAACCTCGAGGAGTCGCTGGACCCGACCCTCGATGAAATCTCCATCCGCCGCTTCTTCATGCACCTGGACGCGGCGGCCTGCGCCTTTGGCCACCTGCACTTCCCCTACCGCCGCCGGGTCGGCCGAATGCTCATCGCGGACGTGGCCAGCGCGGGCATTCCCCGGGATGGCGACCTGCGGCCCGCCTACGGCATCTTCACCTACACGCCCAAGGGCTGGCGCGTGCAGATCCGCCGGGTGCGCTACCCCGTCCGCAAGGCCACCCAGGCGCTCACCGCGCGCCGGGTTCCCGGCGGCCCCATCCTCATCCACAAGCTGGTGGAGGCCCGCTACCGCCACCACCACTCCCTGCTCGAGGCGGCGCGCCGCCACTCGGGCCTGCCCCCCCCGGGGCCCGTGCTGCGGCCTCCCCCGGGGGCCCCGCCCCGGCGCCCGCCACCTCCGGGCGTGCCTCCCGCGGGGGACCTGGAGACAGAGCCGCCCGTGCCCCGCCAGGACGAGACGGAGGCCGCCGTGCTGCGCATGGAGGCGCTGGACTCCGTGGAGCTGCCCCCCGTGCAGGACATCGAGGCGGCGGAGGAGGCCTCGCTGTCCACTGGCACGACAGATCTGGACGGCTGA